One segment of Rosa chinensis cultivar Old Blush chromosome 6, RchiOBHm-V2, whole genome shotgun sequence DNA contains the following:
- the LOC112172903 gene encoding E3 ubiquitin-protein ligase RNF181, which yields MDKLVDKLARYLSDTVGVEEDQHPCIILKTVEMIQAAVHDRVIDVQISDITFIEQEPEPEEESELEESEPEEESEQEEESETEEDSEQEGFEDLDDTSYGDNLTPASESFMEDLKKLRVLGSELEMLGQTPNCAICLEVLAEEGYDDQLITITRLPCLHYYHRDCIIKWMMINNLCPVCRRQNVEAGEIRNNLPS from the coding sequence ATGGATAAGTTGGTAGACAAGCTGGCAAGGTATCTTTCTGATACTGTGGGTGTTGAAGAGGATCAACACCCTTGTATTATTCTGAAAACGGTGGAGATGATTCAAGCCGCTGTCCACGACCGGGTTATCGATGTGCAGATATCGGACATCACATTTATCGAACAGGAACCTGAACCGGAGGAGGAATCTGAGCTGGAGGAGTCTGAACCGGAGGAGGAGTCGGAACAAGAGGAGGAGTCTGAAACGGAGGAGGATTCTGAACAGGAGGGATTCGAGGATTTGGACGACACATCGTATGGGGACAATCTGACTCCTGCATCTGAATCATTCATGGAGGATTTGAAGAAATTGAGAGTACTTGGTTCGGAATTGGAAATGCTTGGGCAGACGCCAAACTGTGCTATTTGTCTGGAGGTGCTTGCTGAAGAAGGATATGATGATCAACTGATCACCATTACTCGTTTGCCTTGCTTACACTATTATCATCGGGATTGCATTATCAAGTGGATGATGATCAATAATTTATGCCCAGTTTGTCGACGCCAGAATGTGGAAGCAGGGGAGATAAGAAATAACTTACCTAGCTAG
- the LOC112173193 gene encoding tocopherol cyclase, chloroplastic isoform X1, protein MESSLSSLHEPHHFSHNLTFRSLNPILNRRNLNLGFRTNSTVSVSVSSSISKTEPITSSTPEPAASPVYTPTPPNRDLRTPHSGYHFDGTARKFFEGWYFKVSIPERRQSFCFMYSVENPAFRKRLTPLELAQHGPRTTGVGAQILGADDKYICQYSEESRNFWGSRHELMLGNTFVAQKQSKPPNKEVPPQEFNKRVVEGFQVTPLWHQGIIHDDGRTNYAETVPTARWEYSTRPIFGWGDVGSKQKPTAGWLAAFPVFEPHWQICMAGGLSTGWIEWDGERYEFQDAPSYSEKNWGGAFPRKWFWVQCNVFEGASGEVALTAGGGLRQIPGLSETFENAALIGVHCGGKFYEFVPWNGVVSWEIATWGYWSMAAENETHMVELEATTEDPGTTLRAPTSEAGLAPACKDTCFGVLKLQMWERRYDGSKGKMILDVKSNMAAVEVGGGPWFSAWKGKTSTPELLKRAIGAPVDVEGAYNLVPLFKPPGL, encoded by the exons ATGGAATCGAGTCTGTCTTCACTGCACGAGCCTCACCATTTCTCTCATAACCTAACCTTTCGATCCCTAAACCCCATACTGAATCGCCGGAATCTCAACCTGGGGTTTCGAACCAATTCCACCGTCTCCGTTTCCGTCTCCAGCTCAATCTCCAAAACCGAGCCGATCACCTCCTCCACACCCGAACCGGCCGCGAGCCCGGTCTACACTCCCACACCTCCGAACCGGGACCTCCGGACCCCTCACAGCGG GTATCATTTCGATGGAACTGCTCGGAAATTCTTTGAGGGATGGTACTTCAAGGTTTCGATTCCTGAGCGGAGGCAGAGCTTTTGCTTTATGTACTCCGTCGAGAATCCGGCGTTCCGTAAGAGACTGACGCCGTTAGAGTTGGCTCAGCACGGACCTAGAACCACCGGAGTCGGAGCTCAGATTCTCGGCGCGGATGACAAGTACATTTGCCAATACAGTGAAGAATCTAGAAACTTTTGGGGAA GTAGGCATGAGCTTATGTTGGGGAATACTTTTGTCGCACAAAAACAATCGAAGCCTCCAAACAAGGAGGTTCCTCCTCAG GAATTCAATAAGAGAGTAGTGGAAGGTTTTCAAGTAACTCCACTTTGGCACCAGGGTATTATTCATGATGATGGCAG GACAAATTATGCGGAAACTGTGCCGACCGCACGTTGGGAATACAGTACCCGTCCAATTTTTGGGTGGGGTGATGTTGGCTCCAAGCAGAAGCCTACTGCTGGATGGTTAGCAGCTTTTCCCGTATTTGAACCCCATTGGCAAATATGCATGGCTGGTGGATTGTCAACAG GTTGGATAGAGTGGGatggtgaaagatatgagtttcAAGATGCCCCTTCTTATTCTGAAAAGAACTGGGGTGGAGCATTCCCAAGAAAATGGTTCTGG GTCCAGTGTAATGTTTTTGAAGGGGCTAGTGGAGAAGTTGCTCTTACTGCAGGTGGTGGGTTGAGGCAAATACCTGGGTTATCAGAGACTTTTGAAAACGCTGCCCTG ATTGGAGTTCACTGTGGTGGAAAGTTTTATGAATTTGTACCATGGAATGGTGTTGTTAGTTGGGAAATCGCTACTTGGGGTTATTGGTCCATGGCTGCAGAGAATGAGACGCATATG GTTGAATTAGAGGCAACAACAGAGGATCCTGGTACAACATTGCGTGCTCCAACATCAGAAGCTGGACTTGCCCCAGCTTGTAAAGATACTTGTTTTGGTGTGCTAAAATTACAGATGTGGGAACGTAGATATGATGGCAGCAAGGGAAAG ATGATATTAGATGTTAAAAGCAACATGGCTGCAGTAGAAGTTGGAGGGGGTCCATGGTTCAGTGCTTGGAAGGGAAAGACCTCTACTCCGGAGCTTCTTAAGCGGGCTATAGGAGCTCCGGTCGATGTAGAAGGGGCATATAATTTGGTTCCACTATTCAAACCCCCTGGTCTTTAG
- the LOC112174602 gene encoding probable beta-1,4-xylosyltransferase IRX9H — translation MASIRRTLSPVPRAGIPLNGEVHSVASPLSKSSSCSQNYPSSNGFLSSLAASLDSQAFVLGVFSPRSSRPFEKSKPKGQVWRRALSHFFICFMLGVFIGATPFASMTLSTNLMSKHQDLSFEMISSVGFHQLHGSVSRNVTPLDGGKMQKNVTMESQVKEWGPTEGILLKTNMQNQSLIQEADLEFQKLLIIVTPTHAHPFQAYNLNRLAHTLKLVSPPLLWIVVEMTSQSAETTDMLRRTGIMYRHLVCEKNLTDVRDRSVHQRNVALFHIETHRLDGIIYFADEDNIYSSDLFEQMRHIRRFGTWSVAKITGNKMQAAIEGPVCNGTQVIGWHAIESSIRFQRFYAQISGFAFNSTILWDPKRWHRPTLEPIRQLDTGNDGFQVSTFIEQVVEDESQMEGLLQDCSRIMVWHRHHESVNAFYPHKWFKKNNLDVIASLT, via the exons ATGGCTTCTATTAGAAGAACATTGTCTCCAGTGCCTCGAGCAGGAATTCCACTAAATGGGGAAGTCCATTCAGTTGCTTCTCCATTGTCCAAGTCCTCATCTTGTTCTCAGAACTATCCATCATCCAATGGATTCTTATCATCTTTGGCTGCTTCATTGGATTCTCAAGCGTTTGTTCTCGGTGTTTTTTCACCGAGGTCTTCTAGGCCTTTTGAGAAATCAAAACCCAAGGGGCAAGTCTGGAGAAGGGCGCTTTCCCATTTCTTTATTTGCTTCATGCTTGGAGTCTTTATTGGGGCTACACCTTTTGCGTCGATGACTTTATCCACAAATCTCATGTCAAAGCATCAAGACTTATCCTTTGAAATGATATCCTCAGTCGGGTTTCATCAGTTACATGGTAGTGTATCCAGAAATGTGACACCATTAGATGGTGGGAAAATGCAGAAGAATGTTACAATGGAGTCACAAGTCAAGGAGTGGGGACCAACAGAAGGCATCTTATTAAAAACTAATATGCAGAACCAATCACTCATTCAAGAAGCAGATTTGGAGTTCCAAAAGCTTTTGATAATCGTGACTCCAACACATGCTCATCCATTTCAGGCCTATAATCTGAATCGTTTGGCACACACGTTAAAATTAGTCTCACCTCCATTGTTATGGATCGTAGTGGAGATGACCTCCCAATCTGCAGAAACAACTGACATGTTGAGGAGAACTGGGATTATGTACAGACATCTTGTGTGCGAGAAAAATCTTACTGATGTAAGAGACAGAAGTGTTCATCAAAGAAACGTTGCACTTTTTCACATTGAAACTCACCGTCTTGATGGAATCATCTACTTTGCAGATGAGGATAACATCTACTCAAGTGATCTTTTTGAGCAAATGAGGCACATTAG GCGGTTTGGAACATGGTCAGTTGCCAAAATAACGGGTAACAAAATGCAAGCTGCTATAGAGGGCCCCGTTTGTAATGGAACTCAAGTAATTGGATGGCATGCAATTGAATCAAGTATAAGATTTCAGAGATTCTATGCTCAAATATCAGGATTTGCCTTCAATAGTACTATACTCTGGGATCCCAAAAGGTGGCATCGACCGACTCTTGAACCTATTAGGCAGCTTGACACAGGCAATGATGGTTTCCAG GTGAGCACATTTATTGAACAAGTTGTGGAAGATGAGAGTCAAATGGAAGGTTTGCTGCAAGATTGCTCGAGGATCATGGTTTGGCATCGTCATCATGAATCAgttaatgccttctatcctcaCAAGTGGTTCAAGAAGAATAATCTAGATGTCATTGCTTCACTTACGTGA
- the LOC112173193 gene encoding tocopherol cyclase, chloroplastic isoform X2, with protein MESSLSSLHEPHHFSHNLTFRSLNPILNRRNLNLGFRTNSTVSVSVSSSISKTEPITSSTPEPAASPVYTPTPPNRDLRTPHSGYHFDGTARKFFEGWYFKVSIPERRQSFCFMYSVENPAFRKRLTPLELAQHGPRTTGVGAQILGADDKYICQYSEESRNFWGSRHELMLGNTFVAQKQSKPPNKEVPPQEFNKRVVEGFQVTPLWHQGIIHDDGRTNYAETVPTARWEYSTRPIFGWGDVGSKQKPTAGWLAAFPVFEPHWQICMAGGLSTGWIEWDGERYEFQDAPSYSEKNWGGAFPRKWFWVQCNVFEGASGEVALTAGGGLRQIPGLSETFENAALIGVHCGGKFYEFVPWNGVVSWEIATWGYWSMAAENETHMVIEYLIYCILLCGSNKSFIP; from the exons ATGGAATCGAGTCTGTCTTCACTGCACGAGCCTCACCATTTCTCTCATAACCTAACCTTTCGATCCCTAAACCCCATACTGAATCGCCGGAATCTCAACCTGGGGTTTCGAACCAATTCCACCGTCTCCGTTTCCGTCTCCAGCTCAATCTCCAAAACCGAGCCGATCACCTCCTCCACACCCGAACCGGCCGCGAGCCCGGTCTACACTCCCACACCTCCGAACCGGGACCTCCGGACCCCTCACAGCGG GTATCATTTCGATGGAACTGCTCGGAAATTCTTTGAGGGATGGTACTTCAAGGTTTCGATTCCTGAGCGGAGGCAGAGCTTTTGCTTTATGTACTCCGTCGAGAATCCGGCGTTCCGTAAGAGACTGACGCCGTTAGAGTTGGCTCAGCACGGACCTAGAACCACCGGAGTCGGAGCTCAGATTCTCGGCGCGGATGACAAGTACATTTGCCAATACAGTGAAGAATCTAGAAACTTTTGGGGAA GTAGGCATGAGCTTATGTTGGGGAATACTTTTGTCGCACAAAAACAATCGAAGCCTCCAAACAAGGAGGTTCCTCCTCAG GAATTCAATAAGAGAGTAGTGGAAGGTTTTCAAGTAACTCCACTTTGGCACCAGGGTATTATTCATGATGATGGCAG GACAAATTATGCGGAAACTGTGCCGACCGCACGTTGGGAATACAGTACCCGTCCAATTTTTGGGTGGGGTGATGTTGGCTCCAAGCAGAAGCCTACTGCTGGATGGTTAGCAGCTTTTCCCGTATTTGAACCCCATTGGCAAATATGCATGGCTGGTGGATTGTCAACAG GTTGGATAGAGTGGGatggtgaaagatatgagtttcAAGATGCCCCTTCTTATTCTGAAAAGAACTGGGGTGGAGCATTCCCAAGAAAATGGTTCTGG GTCCAGTGTAATGTTTTTGAAGGGGCTAGTGGAGAAGTTGCTCTTACTGCAGGTGGTGGGTTGAGGCAAATACCTGGGTTATCAGAGACTTTTGAAAACGCTGCCCTG ATTGGAGTTCACTGTGGTGGAAAGTTTTATGAATTTGTACCATGGAATGGTGTTGTTAGTTGGGAAATCGCTACTTGGGGTTATTGGTCCATGGCTGCAGAGAATGAGACGCATATGGTAATTGAATATCTCATTTATTGTATCCTTCTATGTGGTAGTAACAAGAGTTTCATCCCATAA